The Comamonas piscis region TCATGCAGGCCATCGCTGTGCCGCCAAAACTCCAGCCGGTGGTGGATGTTGAGGGGGGCCAGCAGCCGGGCGTGCTTGATGTCCTGCGGGGTTTGCAGCGCCAGGCCCAGGGACTGCAGATAGGCCGGGGTGGCAAACAGCCCCCATTCGATGCCGCAGACGCGGGTGGCCACATGGTCTTCCAGCGGTGCCGAGGTGATGTGGATCGCCAGGTCCACCTTGGAGGCCACCAGGTCATGGATCTGGTCGTTGATCACGAGGCGCAGCAGCAGATCAGGGTGCGCCTGGCAAAAGTCCAGGATCAGCGGCTTGAGGTGGAAATGCCCCAGGCCGGTGGGGATGCGCACGCGGATCTCGCCACTGATGGTCTGGTGGATCTGGTCGATCTGCAGCTGGGCGCTTTGCAGCGCATTGAGGGCCTGCAGGCATTGGCCATGCAGGATGCGGCCGGCCTGGGTCAGCTCCATATGCCGGGTGGTACGGCGCAGCAGCTGCGCGCCAAACTGCTTCTCCAGCAGCGCCAGCCGGCGCGACACATTTGAGCGGGTCACGCCCGAGCGCTGGGCCGCATCGCTCAGGTTGCGCGACTCGGCAATCGCCACAAACAAACGCACCAGGTTCAGGTCCATGGCCGGCATCCCCTTTTGATTGTTGATTCTGAATCACCACTGATGGCTGTGCTTTGGTGGTTCCCAAAGCGACCTCCTGTTTCTACCATGGGTGTCACAACAAACGCCCG contains the following coding sequences:
- a CDS encoding LysR family transcriptional regulator — its product is MDLNLVRLFVAIAESRNLSDAAQRSGVTRSNVSRRLALLEKQFGAQLLRRTTRHMELTQAGRILHGQCLQALNALQSAQLQIDQIHQTISGEIRVRIPTGLGHFHLKPLILDFCQAHPDLLLRLVINDQIHDLVASKVDLAIHITSAPLEDHVATRVCGIEWGLFATPAYLQSLGLALQTPQDIKHARLLAPLNIHHRLEFWRHSDGLHEQVQSTPSIQSGDYQFLFNAAMADLGVVLLPYYAVRDAIAQRSLVQVLGGFGVKGVGDALYIVRAPNRQPSAATLALIELLVSSIQKMAPGWRLGTAL